Proteins from a genomic interval of Corynebacterium deserti GIMN1.010:
- the gap gene encoding type I glyceraldehyde-3-phosphate dehydrogenase, which yields MTVRVGINGFGRIGRNFFRAVLQRSDDLEVVAVNDLTDNKTLSTLLKFDSILGRLGQEVEFDDDSITVGGKRIAVYAERDPKNLDWAAHNVDIVIESTGFFTDANAAKAHIEAGAKKVIISAPASNEDATFVYGVNHDSYDPENHNVISGASCTTNCLAPMAKVLNDKFGIENGLMTTVHAYTGDQRLHDAPHKDLRRARAAAVNIVPTSTGAAKAVALVLPELKGKLDGYALRVPVITGSATDLTFTTKSEVSVEEINAAIKEAATGEFGETLAYSEEPLVSTDIVSDSHGSIFDAGLTKVSGNTVKVVSWYDNEWGYTCQLLRLTELVASKL from the coding sequence ATGACCGTTCGTGTTGGTATTAACGGATTTGGCCGTATCGGACGTAACTTCTTCCGCGCAGTTCTGCAGCGCAGCGATGATCTTGAGGTTGTTGCAGTCAACGATCTAACCGACAACAAGACCCTTTCCACCCTTCTGAAGTTCGACTCCATCCTTGGTCGCCTCGGCCAGGAAGTTGAGTTCGACGATGACTCCATCACCGTCGGTGGCAAGCGCATCGCCGTATACGCTGAGCGCGATCCAAAGAACCTGGACTGGGCTGCACACAACGTAGACATCGTGATCGAGTCCACCGGTTTCTTCACCGACGCAAACGCTGCAAAGGCACACATCGAGGCTGGTGCCAAGAAGGTCATCATCTCTGCACCTGCATCCAACGAAGATGCAACCTTCGTCTACGGCGTCAACCACGACTCCTACGATCCTGAGAACCACAACGTCATCTCCGGCGCATCCTGCACCACCAACTGCCTTGCACCAATGGCAAAGGTTCTGAACGACAAGTTCGGCATCGAAAACGGCCTGATGACCACCGTTCACGCATACACCGGTGACCAGCGCCTGCACGACGCACCTCACAAGGACCTCCGCCGCGCACGCGCAGCAGCTGTCAACATCGTTCCTACCTCCACCGGTGCGGCTAAGGCTGTTGCTCTGGTTCTCCCAGAGCTCAAGGGCAAGCTCGATGGCTACGCACTCCGTGTCCCAGTCATCACCGGTTCCGCAACCGACTTGACCTTCACCACCAAGTCCGAGGTCTCCGTTGAAGAAATCAACGCTGCCATCAAGGAAGCTGCTACCGGCGAGTTCGGCGAGACCCTCGCTTACTCCGAGGAGCCACTGGTTTCCACCGACATCGTTTCCGACTCCCACGGCTCCATCTTCGATGCGGGCCTGACCAAGGTTTCCGGCAACACCGTCAAGGTTGTTTCCTGGTACGACAACGAGTGGGGTTACACCTGCCAGCTTCTCCGTCTGACCGAGCTGGTTGCTTCCAAGCTCTAA
- the whiA gene encoding DNA-binding protein WhiA codes for MSLTSDIKKELATVSVTKQSAKAAEVSALLRFAGEMQSVGGRLVIEANVDSLEVGQRLQKFIHSLYSADVALNTVNPTGTRKTPKYLIRIIDNADEIARRTGLVTRSGHVVKGLAPSVVSGTISDAEAAWRGAFLAGGSLSDPGRSSSLEVLCPGQETALALVGCARRIGVTAKTKDSRGNDRAIVRDAEAIGALLTRIGAQKSRLLWEEKRLSRDNRTPANRLANFDDANLRRSARAAVVAAARVDLAMKILGDDVPEHLAEAGQLRVQHRAASLEELGRLADPQMTKDAVAGRIRRLLTMADKRAEELGIADTSSAVTEDLMEEM; via the coding sequence GTGTCGCTGACCAGCGATATCAAGAAAGAACTGGCCACTGTGTCAGTGACTAAACAAAGCGCGAAAGCAGCTGAAGTTTCCGCGCTGCTGCGTTTTGCCGGAGAAATGCAATCTGTTGGCGGGCGCCTTGTCATCGAGGCAAACGTGGACAGCTTGGAAGTAGGGCAGAGGCTTCAGAAATTTATCCACTCGCTCTACAGCGCCGACGTTGCTCTTAATACGGTCAATCCCACAGGAACCCGCAAAACCCCGAAGTATCTTATCCGCATCATTGACAATGCTGATGAGATTGCGCGCCGCACCGGTCTTGTCACCCGGTCTGGCCACGTGGTTAAGGGACTTGCTCCCTCCGTAGTCTCTGGAACAATCAGCGACGCTGAGGCGGCCTGGCGTGGCGCCTTCCTTGCCGGTGGTTCCCTCAGCGATCCAGGCCGATCCTCTTCTTTGGAAGTGTTGTGCCCTGGGCAGGAAACAGCACTTGCCTTGGTGGGCTGCGCCAGGCGAATTGGTGTCACGGCAAAGACGAAGGATTCGCGCGGAAACGACCGCGCTATTGTTCGCGATGCCGAAGCAATTGGTGCGTTGCTTACCCGCATTGGTGCACAAAAGTCCCGTTTATTGTGGGAGGAAAAGCGCCTTAGCCGCGACAACCGGACTCCAGCAAACCGCCTGGCTAACTTTGATGACGCCAATTTGCGCAGATCAGCGCGTGCAGCAGTAGTGGCAGCTGCGCGTGTGGATTTGGCAATGAAAATCTTAGGTGACGATGTTCCCGAGCACCTGGCTGAAGCTGGCCAATTGCGTGTGCAACACAGGGCCGCATCACTAGAGGAACTGGGTCGGTTGGCTGATCCGCAGATGACCAAAGACGCTGTGGCGGGACGAATCCGACGTCTGTTGACGATGGCAGACAAACGTGCCGAAGAGTTGGGGATTGCAGATACCAGTTCAGCGGTAACAGAGGATTTGATGGAAGAAATGTAG
- the ribH gene encoding 6,7-dimethyl-8-ribityllumazine synthase, which yields MAKEGLPTVELPDASGLTVAVVTARWNAEICDRLHNHAVEAGRAAGATVNEYRVVGALELPVVVQELARTHDAVVALGCVIRGGTPHFDYVCDSVTEGLTRIALDTSTPIGNGVLTTNTEEQAIERSGGEGSVEDKGAEAMVAALDTALVLSQIRANQG from the coding sequence ATGGCTAAAGAAGGTTTGCCCACCGTTGAGCTTCCCGACGCCTCCGGACTCACGGTTGCTGTGGTCACTGCACGTTGGAACGCAGAGATCTGTGACCGACTCCATAACCACGCGGTAGAAGCCGGCCGTGCAGCCGGTGCCACCGTCAACGAGTATCGCGTCGTCGGTGCCCTAGAGCTGCCCGTGGTCGTTCAAGAACTCGCCCGCACCCATGATGCTGTCGTCGCACTTGGCTGCGTTATCCGAGGTGGAACCCCACATTTCGACTACGTCTGCGACTCTGTCACCGAGGGACTTACCCGCATTGCATTGGACACCTCCACCCCAATCGGCAACGGTGTGCTGACCACCAACACTGAGGAACAAGCCATCGAACGCTCCGGCGGCGAAGGCTCCGTGGAAGATAAAGGCGCTGAAGCAATGGTCGCAGCCCTAGATACTGCTCTCGTGCTTTCTCAGATTCGGGCGAATCAGGGTTAG
- the uvrC gene encoding excinuclease ABC subunit UvrC codes for MADPMTYRPAPGTIPTEPGVYKFRDDNRRVIYVGKAKNLRARLSNYFQPVDQLHPRTRQMVFAASSVEWTVVSSEVEALQLEYTWIKRFDPRFNVKYRDDKTYPMLAVSTGERFPRAFFYRGPRRKGVRYFGPYSHAWAVRETLDLLTRVFPMRTCSKGVFNRHESLGRPCLLGYIDKCAAPCVGRVSEDEHRDIVNGFTSFMSGHTDKVTRQLSIDMMTASEELDFERAARLRDDLEAIKKVMEKQAVVLGDGTDADVIAFATDELEAAVQIFHVRGGRIRGQRGWVVEKPGDELVDATTNDDDSDPALPFLMQDFLVQFYGDAVDRAETEAAEDKEAIERRGVDKLSFDAAPTVTRATVVPREILVQVAPNEPEETLKVLSELRGAGVDARVPQRGDKRSLMETVERNAKELLKQHKLKRVGDLTARSAALQELQEALDMEQAPLRIECTDISHIQGTDVVASLVVFEDGLPKKSDYRRYRVKEAAGDGHSNDVASIAEITRRRFLRHNKDKLAVPEAEEFDGSTFSDEKVEEMSTDGRRFAYPPQLFIVDGGAPQVAAAQEVFDELGIIDVVLIGLAKRLEEIWVPGDPDPVILPRNSQALFLLQQIRDEAHRFAITYHRQQRSKRMRVSELDSIKGLGQSRRTELVKHFGSVAKLKQASVEEIAAVKGFGPKLADAVFDGLHGGESKGGVGQI; via the coding sequence GTGGCTGATCCAATGACCTACCGCCCGGCTCCAGGAACCATTCCAACGGAGCCGGGTGTTTATAAATTTAGGGACGATAACCGCCGAGTCATTTACGTGGGCAAGGCGAAAAATTTGCGTGCCCGCCTGTCCAATTACTTCCAGCCGGTAGATCAACTCCATCCGCGAACCAGACAAATGGTCTTCGCAGCAAGTTCAGTGGAGTGGACTGTGGTCTCCAGCGAAGTGGAAGCCCTTCAGTTGGAATACACGTGGATCAAACGCTTTGATCCCCGATTCAACGTCAAGTACCGCGACGACAAAACCTATCCCATGCTGGCTGTATCCACAGGGGAGAGGTTCCCACGCGCGTTTTTCTACCGCGGTCCCCGGAGAAAAGGCGTGCGCTATTTCGGCCCGTATTCACATGCGTGGGCGGTACGCGAAACCCTGGATTTGCTCACACGAGTTTTTCCCATGCGCACATGCTCCAAGGGTGTGTTTAACCGCCACGAAAGTTTGGGACGGCCGTGCCTGCTGGGATATATCGATAAATGCGCAGCACCATGCGTTGGGCGTGTAAGCGAAGATGAACACCGTGACATCGTTAACGGGTTTACTTCCTTTATGTCCGGTCACACGGACAAAGTAACCCGCCAACTCAGCATCGACATGATGACAGCGTCTGAGGAATTGGACTTTGAGAGAGCTGCGCGATTGCGTGATGATCTGGAAGCGATCAAAAAGGTCATGGAAAAGCAAGCTGTCGTGCTCGGCGATGGCACCGATGCCGACGTGATTGCGTTTGCCACTGATGAGCTGGAAGCAGCCGTGCAGATTTTCCATGTCCGTGGCGGACGGATCCGTGGTCAACGCGGATGGGTTGTTGAAAAGCCGGGCGATGAGCTTGTCGACGCAACCACCAATGACGACGATTCGGATCCGGCGTTGCCTTTCCTCATGCAAGACTTCCTCGTTCAGTTTTACGGCGATGCCGTAGATCGCGCTGAGACAGAAGCCGCGGAAGATAAAGAGGCAATTGAGCGACGTGGCGTCGATAAGCTTTCTTTTGACGCGGCACCTACGGTGACCCGCGCTACGGTGGTGCCCCGGGAAATTCTGGTGCAAGTTGCGCCCAACGAACCTGAGGAAACACTGAAAGTGTTAAGCGAACTGCGCGGTGCCGGCGTTGATGCACGCGTTCCGCAGCGCGGCGACAAGCGCTCCCTCATGGAAACGGTGGAACGCAATGCCAAGGAGCTGCTGAAGCAGCATAAATTGAAGCGTGTAGGTGATTTGACCGCGCGTTCGGCGGCGTTGCAGGAGCTTCAGGAAGCCCTGGACATGGAGCAAGCGCCACTGCGTATCGAGTGTACTGATATTTCCCATATTCAGGGCACTGATGTGGTGGCGTCACTGGTCGTGTTCGAAGACGGGTTGCCGAAGAAATCGGATTATCGCCGCTACCGCGTTAAAGAGGCGGCGGGCGATGGCCATTCCAATGACGTCGCGTCGATTGCGGAAATCACGCGCCGTAGATTCTTACGCCACAATAAGGACAAATTGGCGGTTCCAGAAGCTGAAGAGTTTGACGGTTCAACTTTTTCTGATGAAAAGGTTGAGGAGATGAGTACCGACGGTCGGCGGTTTGCCTATCCGCCACAATTGTTCATTGTCGATGGTGGTGCGCCACAGGTTGCTGCAGCTCAGGAGGTATTTGATGAGCTTGGCATCATTGATGTGGTGCTCATTGGCCTGGCAAAACGCCTAGAAGAAATTTGGGTTCCAGGTGATCCCGATCCAGTAATTTTGCCGCGCAACTCCCAGGCATTGTTCTTGCTGCAGCAGATCCGTGATGAGGCGCACCGCTTTGCCATCACCTATCACCGCCAGCAGCGCTCTAAACGCATGCGCGTCTCAGAACTGGACAGCATCAAAGGACTCGGCCAAAGCCGACGCACCGAGCTGGTCAAACATTTTGGGTCTGTTGCCAAACTCAAGCAAGCTAGCGTTGAGGAGATCGCGGCAGTTAAAGGATTTGGGCCAAAGCTTGCCGACGCCGTCTTCGACGGTCTGCATGGTGGTGAATCAAAAGGTGGTGTGGGACAGATATAG
- the tpiA gene encoding triose-phosphate isomerase — MARKPLIAGNWKMNLDHQQAIGTVQKLAFALPKEYFEKVDVAVTVPFTDIRSVQTLVEGDKLDVTFGAQDVSPHESGAYTGEVSASMLAKLNCSWVVVGHSERREYHNETDELVAAKAKAALSKGISPIVCVGEPLEIREAGTHVDYVVEQTRNSLAGLDAAELANTVIAYEPVWAIGTGKVASAADAQEVCKAIRGLIVELAGDEVAEGLRILYGGSVKAETVAEIVGQPDVDGGLVGGASLDGEAFAKLVANAASVA; from the coding sequence ATGGCACGTAAGCCACTAATCGCAGGTAACTGGAAGATGAACCTCGATCACCAGCAGGCGATCGGAACCGTCCAAAAGCTCGCGTTCGCCCTGCCGAAGGAATACTTCGAGAAGGTCGACGTCGCTGTCACCGTTCCATTCACCGACATCCGCTCCGTCCAGACCCTCGTCGAGGGCGACAAGCTGGACGTTACTTTCGGCGCTCAGGACGTCTCCCCGCACGAGTCCGGTGCCTACACCGGTGAAGTGTCTGCATCCATGCTGGCAAAGCTCAACTGCTCTTGGGTTGTCGTTGGACACTCCGAGCGTCGCGAGTACCACAACGAGACCGACGAGCTTGTTGCTGCAAAGGCAAAGGCTGCACTGTCTAAGGGCATTAGCCCAATTGTTTGTGTTGGTGAGCCACTGGAGATCCGCGAAGCCGGAACCCATGTTGACTATGTTGTGGAGCAGACCCGCAACTCCCTTGCAGGTCTTGACGCTGCTGAGCTGGCTAATACCGTGATTGCTTACGAGCCAGTGTGGGCAATTGGTACCGGCAAGGTTGCTTCCGCTGCTGACGCACAGGAGGTGTGCAAGGCAATCCGTGGTTTGATCGTTGAGCTTGCAGGTGATGAGGTAGCAGAGGGTCTGCGCATTCTCTACGGTGGCTCCGTCAAAGCTGAGACCGTGGCAGAAATTGTTGGCCAGCCAGATGTTGACGGCGGACTCGTCGGTGGCGCCTCCCTCGATGGCGAGGCATTTGCCAAACTTGTTGCCAACGCTGCGAGCGTCGCATAG
- the pgk gene encoding phosphoglycerate kinase — protein MAVKTLKDLLDEGVEGRHVIVRSDFNVPLNDDREITDKGRIIASLPTLKALSEAGAKVIVMAHLGRPKGEVNEKYSLAPVAEALSDELGQYVALAADVVGEDAHERANGLTEGDILLLENVRFDPRETSKDEAERGEFADQLAALAADNGAFVSDGFGVVHRAQTSVYDIAKRLPHYAGGLVETEISVLEKIAEAPEAPYVVVLGGSKVSDKIGVIEALAAKADKIIIGGGMCYTFLAAQGHNVQESLLQEEMKDTCTDLLARFGDKIVLPVDLVAASEFNKDAEKDIVDLDSIPEGWMSLDIGPESVKKFAEVLASAKTIFWNGPMGVFEFEAFADGTRGVAQAIIDATANNGAFSVVGGGDSAASVRVLGLNEDGFSHISTGGGASLEYLEGKELPGVAILAS, from the coding sequence ATGGCTGTTAAGACCCTCAAGGACTTGCTCGACGAAGGCGTTGAAGGACGCCACGTCATCGTTCGATCTGACTTCAACGTGCCACTCAACGATGACCGCGAGATCACCGATAAGGGCCGAATCATCGCCTCACTTCCAACCCTCAAGGCACTTAGCGAAGCTGGCGCCAAGGTCATCGTCATGGCTCACCTAGGCCGCCCAAAGGGTGAAGTCAACGAAAAGTACTCTCTCGCACCAGTCGCAGAAGCACTGTCTGACGAGCTCGGCCAGTACGTAGCACTTGCAGCAGACGTCGTCGGCGAAGACGCCCACGAGCGCGCTAACGGCCTCACCGAGGGTGACATCCTGCTCCTTGAAAACGTTCGCTTCGACCCACGCGAAACCTCCAAGGATGAGGCAGAGCGCGGCGAGTTCGCAGACCAGCTCGCAGCTCTCGCAGCAGACAACGGCGCATTCGTTTCCGATGGCTTCGGCGTTGTACACCGCGCACAGACCTCTGTCTACGACATTGCAAAGCGCCTTCCTCACTACGCTGGTGGCCTCGTAGAGACAGAAATCTCCGTGCTCGAGAAGATCGCTGAAGCACCAGAAGCTCCATACGTTGTTGTACTGGGCGGATCCAAGGTTTCTGACAAGATCGGTGTCATCGAGGCACTGGCTGCAAAGGCAGACAAGATCATCATCGGTGGCGGTATGTGCTACACCTTCCTCGCAGCTCAGGGCCACAACGTTCAAGAGTCCCTCCTGCAGGAAGAAATGAAAGACACCTGCACCGACCTGCTCGCACGCTTCGGTGACAAGATCGTTCTCCCAGTAGACCTCGTTGCAGCATCCGAGTTCAACAAGGACGCTGAAAAGGACATCGTTGACCTGGATTCCATCCCCGAAGGCTGGATGTCCCTCGACATCGGACCAGAGTCCGTTAAGAAGTTCGCAGAGGTTCTTGCATCTGCCAAGACCATCTTCTGGAACGGCCCAATGGGTGTCTTCGAGTTCGAAGCTTTCGCAGACGGTACCCGTGGTGTTGCACAGGCAATCATCGACGCAACCGCAAACAACGGTGCATTCTCCGTCGTTGGTGGTGGCGACTCCGCAGCATCTGTTCGCGTTCTTGGCCTTAACGAGGACGGTTTCTCCCACATCTCCACCGGTGGTGGCGCATCCCTGGAATACTTGGAGGGCAAAGAGCTCCCAGGTGTTGCCATCCTCGCAAGCTAA
- a CDS encoding bifunctional 3,4-dihydroxy-2-butanone-4-phosphate synthase/GTP cyclohydrolase II: MSEQKDATTALDSVEEAIADIAAGKAVVVVDDEDRENEGDIIFAAELATPELVAFMVRYSSGYICAPLTAEDADRLDLPPMTVNNQDARGTAYTVTVDANTGSTGISATDRAHTLRLLADPEATRTDFTRPGHVVPLRAREGGVLVRAGHTEAAVDLARAAGLRPAGVICEVVSEEEPTGMARLPELRRFCDAHDMKLISIEQLIEWRRKNEILVERQVETVLPTEFGTFKAVGYRSIIDGTEFVAIVKGDVAADGGENVLVRVHSECLTGDVFGSRRCDCGQQLHESLRMIEEAGRGVVVYMRGHEGRGIGLIAKLRTYQLQDEGADTVDANLALGLPADAREFGTGAQILYDLGVRSLNLISNNPAKKVGLEGHGISIASRTPIPVEVHEDNVRYLKTKRDRMGHDLPNVEQWEAQQEKQHLEQ, from the coding sequence GTGAGTGAACAAAAGGACGCAACAACAGCTCTCGATTCTGTTGAAGAGGCCATCGCCGACATCGCCGCCGGAAAGGCTGTCGTAGTCGTCGATGATGAAGACCGCGAAAACGAAGGTGACATCATCTTCGCTGCGGAATTAGCCACCCCAGAACTCGTCGCCTTTATGGTGCGCTATTCCTCTGGTTATATCTGCGCCCCATTGACGGCAGAAGATGCAGATCGCCTGGATCTGCCCCCCATGACCGTCAATAACCAAGATGCGCGTGGCACGGCTTACACCGTGACTGTTGATGCCAACACCGGATCCACGGGCATCTCTGCCACCGACCGCGCCCACACCCTGCGATTGCTTGCTGATCCAGAAGCCACCCGCACTGACTTCACCCGTCCTGGACATGTCGTGCCATTACGTGCCCGTGAAGGCGGCGTGTTGGTTCGTGCTGGACATACTGAAGCAGCTGTCGATCTGGCTCGTGCCGCAGGCCTGCGCCCAGCCGGTGTGATCTGTGAAGTGGTCAGCGAGGAAGAACCCACAGGCATGGCAAGGCTCCCAGAACTTCGTCGTTTCTGCGATGCCCACGACATGAAGCTGATCTCCATTGAGCAGCTCATCGAATGGCGTCGCAAGAACGAGATCCTCGTGGAACGCCAAGTTGAAACCGTTCTTCCCACCGAGTTTGGCACCTTCAAAGCTGTGGGCTACCGATCCATCATCGACGGAACGGAGTTCGTGGCCATCGTCAAGGGCGACGTCGCCGCTGACGGTGGGGAAAACGTGCTTGTTCGCGTCCACTCCGAATGCCTGACCGGCGATGTCTTTGGGTCACGACGCTGCGATTGCGGACAACAACTCCACGAATCCCTGCGGATGATCGAAGAAGCAGGCAGGGGAGTCGTGGTGTACATGCGAGGACATGAAGGCCGTGGCATTGGTTTGATTGCCAAATTGCGCACTTATCAACTCCAAGACGAAGGCGCAGACACCGTCGACGCCAACCTGGCCCTCGGCCTACCTGCCGATGCCCGCGAATTTGGCACCGGTGCACAGATTCTTTATGACTTGGGTGTGCGCTCCCTCAACTTGATTAGCAATAACCCGGCCAAGAAGGTGGGCTTGGAAGGCCATGGTATTTCCATAGCAAGCCGCACCCCCATCCCCGTGGAAGTCCACGAGGACAACGTGCGCTACCTCAAAACCAAACGCGACCGCATGGGCCATGATCTGCCCAACGTTGAACAGTGGGAAGCTCAGCAGGAAAAACAACACCTAGAACAGTAG
- a CDS encoding PH domain-containing protein: protein MTTNAPDGAPDNIDNAQAGALGKPKVQLSDAELQEYTAAFAGTTTTKPWSLVVTSSFLKKVAWVAVVVVMAVHIFMGQVVDVDFTGAAVTFIDTLAFPLIGIIISVALFIGLTRARVRANEDGVEVRNFIGTRFYPWAVIYGMSFPKGNSVARLELPDFEYVPMWAFQSRDGESVVRAVAQFRELENKYMPED from the coding sequence GTGACAACCAATGCCCCCGATGGCGCACCGGACAACATCGACAATGCACAGGCCGGTGCACTTGGGAAGCCAAAGGTACAGCTCAGTGACGCCGAACTGCAGGAGTACACCGCGGCTTTTGCTGGCACCACCACAACCAAGCCCTGGTCTTTGGTTGTGACCTCCTCATTTCTGAAAAAAGTCGCGTGGGTCGCTGTTGTTGTCGTCATGGCTGTTCACATTTTCATGGGTCAGGTTGTTGACGTTGACTTCACCGGTGCAGCAGTCACCTTCATCGATACGCTGGCCTTCCCGCTGATCGGCATCATCATTTCGGTTGCGCTTTTCATTGGACTGACCCGCGCCCGGGTACGCGCCAACGAAGACGGCGTCGAAGTGCGTAACTTCATCGGTACCCGCTTTTACCCATGGGCTGTTATTTACGGCATGTCTTTTCCCAAGGGAAATAGCGTGGCACGATTGGAACTCCCAGATTTTGAGTACGTTCCTATGTGGGCATTCCAGTCTCGTGATGGTGAATCCGTGGTGCGTGCTGTGGCGCAGTTCCGCGAACTCGAAAACAAGTACATGCCAGAGGACTAA
- the rapZ gene encoding RNase adapter RapZ → MIQTVGAQSGQSVQQEPAKYRENFTPVIITGMSGAGLSSAARVLEDLGWYVAHNMPPQLILDFVDLCARENSPTDKVAIVCDVRSREFRGSLSQVVMDLQSMQLDPTVLFLEARDEVLIKRFDNVRRTHPLQGSQTLQVGIERERVLLSQVKEEASVVIDTSDLSVHDLRRAIESSFRTIVNRVQHVTIESFGFKHGSPRDADFVVDVRFLPNPFWVPELRPFRGVDKPVSDYVLSQKGAEEFLNNFVDMLKGMLPGYRHEGKNFITIGVGCTGGHHRSVAVSEELAKRLSEQTDLDVSVVHRDISRH, encoded by the coding sequence ATGATTCAAACCGTTGGTGCGCAATCTGGCCAGTCAGTTCAGCAAGAGCCCGCGAAATACCGGGAGAACTTCACACCTGTCATCATCACCGGCATGTCAGGTGCGGGTCTCAGCTCGGCAGCGCGAGTCTTGGAAGATTTGGGTTGGTACGTTGCACACAACATGCCTCCGCAACTTATTTTGGATTTTGTGGATCTGTGCGCGAGGGAAAACTCGCCCACAGACAAGGTTGCCATCGTCTGCGATGTTCGCTCGCGGGAATTCCGTGGCAGCCTGTCCCAGGTGGTCATGGATCTGCAGTCTATGCAGCTAGACCCCACGGTGTTGTTCCTCGAAGCCCGCGATGAGGTGCTGATCAAACGTTTTGATAACGTGCGACGCACCCACCCGCTTCAGGGCAGCCAGACCCTTCAGGTGGGCATTGAACGTGAACGCGTGCTGCTGTCTCAGGTGAAAGAAGAAGCCTCCGTGGTCATTGATACCTCTGACCTGTCAGTGCATGATTTGCGACGAGCAATTGAATCCTCATTCAGGACAATCGTCAACCGCGTTCAGCATGTCACCATTGAATCATTCGGTTTCAAACACGGCTCACCGCGCGACGCTGACTTTGTCGTCGACGTCCGATTCCTGCCCAACCCTTTCTGGGTACCTGAGCTTCGCCCATTTAGAGGAGTGGACAAGCCAGTTTCAGATTATGTCCTGTCCCAAAAGGGCGCAGAAGAATTCTTGAACAACTTCGTGGACATGCTGAAAGGCATGCTGCCTGGCTACCGCCACGAAGGTAAAAACTTCATCACCATCGGTGTGGGCTGCACCGGCGGACACCACCGTTCAGTTGCCGTGTCTGAAGAATTAGCCAAGAGATTAAGCGAACAAACCGACCTCGATGTTTCAGTAGTTCACCGCGATATTAGCCGACACTAG
- a CDS encoding gluconeogenesis factor YvcK family protein, with protein sequence MTTFFDAPKEDVAKEPDERPQVITSLGGGHGLFQTLRAARLCSPNQINAVVTVADDGGSSGRIRRELGQVPPGDLRMALAALTDDADTGGVWENLLQHRFGGHGALAGHALGNLMIVALTDMLGTSQHALDKIAELSGATGRVIPVCSEPLDLEAEVSGLDTDPRLMRQVRGQVAVASTPGQVRRVRIIPEDPQPNPEAIDAILNADLVTLGPGSWFSSVIPHILIPEVVEALSQTKAIKTVVLNLTSEPGETAGFSAERHIHVLRQHARTLNVDRVIIDSSTLTSPSERSHVERAARTLGAEVSFHDVQEEDARGRFTSVHCPAKLSTALLASYAHARSL encoded by the coding sequence TTGACGACCTTCTTTGATGCCCCAAAAGAAGATGTAGCGAAGGAGCCTGATGAACGTCCCCAAGTGATCACCAGCCTGGGTGGCGGACATGGACTCTTTCAAACACTTCGAGCTGCGCGGCTGTGTAGCCCGAATCAGATCAACGCCGTTGTCACGGTCGCAGATGACGGCGGATCCTCAGGACGAATTCGTCGTGAACTAGGTCAGGTCCCTCCAGGAGATCTGCGCATGGCTCTCGCTGCCTTAACCGACGATGCGGACACCGGTGGAGTATGGGAAAACCTGCTGCAGCACCGCTTTGGTGGACACGGAGCACTTGCTGGTCACGCCTTGGGCAACCTCATGATTGTTGCGCTCACCGACATGCTGGGCACCTCCCAACATGCGTTGGATAAAATTGCCGAACTGTCAGGTGCCACCGGTCGAGTGATCCCCGTCTGTTCGGAACCATTGGATCTCGAAGCAGAAGTGTCTGGTCTAGACACCGATCCGCGCCTCATGCGCCAAGTTCGTGGCCAAGTAGCTGTCGCATCCACCCCTGGGCAAGTGCGTCGGGTGCGCATAATCCCAGAGGACCCTCAGCCCAACCCCGAGGCGATTGATGCGATCCTCAATGCCGACCTCGTGACACTTGGCCCTGGATCCTGGTTCTCCTCAGTGATTCCGCATATTCTTATTCCCGAGGTTGTTGAGGCGCTTTCTCAAACTAAGGCCATCAAAACGGTAGTCCTCAACCTCACATCAGAGCCTGGTGAAACCGCGGGTTTCTCTGCTGAACGCCATATTCACGTTCTGCGTCAGCACGCCCGCACCCTCAACGTTGATCGAGTGATCATTGACTCCAGCACACTGACCTCACCGTCAGAGCGCAGCCATGTGGAACGCGCAGCACGCACCCTTGGTGCAGAAGTGTCCTTCCACGATGTGCAAGAAGAAGATGCCCGCGGTCGGTTTACCAGTGTCCATTGTCCCGCAAAACTCAGCACAGCGTTGTTGGCTAGTTATGCGCACGCACGCTCCCTGTAG